A window of Roseiflexus castenholzii DSM 13941 genomic DNA:
CTGCCAACGATGCGATCTCATCGCGGCGAACCGTCAGTGTGACCAAAAATTCGTCGATTGTGGCTACAAGATGAATCGGAATGCTAATATCACGGCTTCCCCACCAATAGCCGCGATGCAACAGAATGGCGACAATCCGCCAATCAGCATCGAGGTGCAAGGCGCTTACCCGGCCGATACGTCCGTTGCTGGCCATCACGCGCGCGTGTCGGCGGAGGAGAGGCAGTTGGATAGCGGTCGATGGTTCTGGATCGAGATGATACATCTCAATCGGCTCGCTAAAAGGATCACACTCGGTGAATTCATCATCCGTTATCGTCAATGTGATGGTATTATCGGTTACGCTATCAATAGCCAATACCGGCACCAATCGCTCGGCTGCGAGTAAGCCTTGTTCTTGTACCAGAATAGAAGTGAGGCGTAGTGATGGACGATCAAAGAATACACCACTCACGACCCCGCAGGGTGTAGTATGGCAGTACACAGTGGCATGAAGTGACAGCAACATAATCCCTCCCTATGAATTGGTCGTCCGATTCGATATCGCAAGGCTACGCCGTAACTCTTGTCCGCATGCTAGAATAACTACCGTGATCGGCACAGCAAAAAACACACCCACCACACCACCGGCTTTTGCTCCTACGAACAAGGCAAGCAACATCAGCGCAGGATGGACACCGATGATCCGTCCGTAGAGTGCAGGGGCAATCACGTGTGATTCAAGTTCAACGACCACCACGTGAAAAACGATGACCCAGACCACCAACCACGGACTCACCGACAAGCTACTAATAACTGCTAATATGAGTGCGAAAGCACCACCCACATACGGTACGATCTCGAGTAAACCACCGACGATGCCGATGGTGAGGGCGAAAGGGACGCCAAGTACGCTCAGCCCGATACTATACACAACCACAAAATAGAGAGCGATCAAGATTTGGGCCCAGACCCAGCGAGTTAAGCGGCGACGTAACCGTTCGATGAAATCTTGCAGTCGCGGTTGAACAGCGGGTGGGATCCAGCTTGCTATCAACCGTTTTGGCAAGCCGGGATCGGTAATGAACAAAAAGCTCAACACGGTCACGATGAGCAAATCGAGCAATAAACCACCGGTACCAAAAAGGATGCGAACCACCGAATCGATAAAGTTACCGAGTTGTTGACCGAGGTTGGGGATCGTGCTCTGGTGCATGCTCAGTACCGTACTGCCGATCACCGGTAGACCGGATACCCATGTGGTTACTTGTTGGAACAGGTGTGGTCCTTGGCTGCGTAATGCTTGTGCTTCGATGCGGATCACCGGGATCAAAAGTTCGATTAGCGCGATCAACACTATACCACCGAGGATATACACGGCAAGGACGGTGATACCACGGGGCACATGCCAATGGGCCAGCCGCTCGGCAATTGGAGCAATCGCCAAGCTCAACAACGTAGCGCCAAAGAGGATACCAACCACTTCGAGCAACAGCGTCGCATAATGAATAATCAGCCAAGCAGCTACCACGGCACTGAGTAAACCAATCCAGCCGGCAACATGACGAATGA
This region includes:
- a CDS encoding AI-2E family transporter, which produces MSRFIIRHVAGWIGLLSAVVAAWLIIHYATLLLEVVGILFGATLLSLAIAPIAERLAHWHVPRGITVLAVYILGGIVLIALIELLIPVIRIEAQALRSQGPHLFQQVTTWVSGLPVIGSTVLSMHQSTIPNLGQQLGNFIDSVVRILFGTGGLLLDLLIVTVLSFLFITDPGLPKRLIASWIPPAVQPRLQDFIERLRRRLTRWVWAQILIALYFVVVYSIGLSVLGVPFALTIGIVGGLLEIVPYVGGAFALILAVISSLSVSPWLVVWVIVFHVVVVELESHVIAPALYGRIIGVHPALMLLALFVGAKAGGVVGVFFAVPITVVILACGQELRRSLAISNRTTNS